From one Rosa rugosa chromosome 4, drRosRugo1.1, whole genome shotgun sequence genomic stretch:
- the LOC133743055 gene encoding probable aquaporin NIP5-1: MPESEPGTPPVSAPATPGTPAPLFSGLVGRVDSLSYDRKSMPRCNKCLPVNAPTWGQPHSCFTDFPTPDVSLTRKLGAEFVGTFILMFAATAGPIVNQKYNGAESLIGNAACAGLGVMIVILSTGHISGAHLNPSLTIAFACLRHFPWTQVPAYIAAQVSASICACFALKGVYHPYMSGGVTVPSVSDGQAFALEFIITFNLLFVVTAVATDTRAVGELAGLAVGATVMLNILIAGPSSGGSMNPVRTLGPAVAAGNYRALWIYLVAPTLGALAGAGTYTAVKLQGDEIGAPTREVRSFRR; encoded by the exons ATGCCGGAATCTGAGCCAGGAACGCCGCCGGTGTCGGCGCCGGCGACACCGGGGACACCAGCTCCGCTGTTTTCAGGACTGGTCGGAAGAGTGGACTCGCTCTCGTATGACCGGAAGTCAATGCCGCGATGCAATAAGTGCTTGCCTGTGAATGCTCCCACGTGGGGTCAACCTCACTCGTGCTTCACCGACTTCCCGACTCCCGATGTCTCCCTCACCCGCAAG CTTGGAGCTGAGTTCGTGGGAACGTTCATCCTGATGTTTGCTGCTACGGCCGGACCTATCGTGAACCAGAAGTACAATGGAGCAGAGTCCCTTATCGGAAATGCAGCATGCGCCGGACTTGGAGTGATGATCGTGATTCTTTCCACGGGCCACATCTCCGGTGCACACCTGAACCCGTCTCTCACCATTGCTTTCGCCTGCCTGCGCCATTTCCCGTGGACTCAAGTCCCTGCCTACATAGCCGCCCAGGTCTCGGCATCCATCTGTGCTTGTTTTGCCCTCAAGGGGGTGTACCATCCCTACATGTCCGGCGGAGTCACGGTGCCATCTGTGAGCGATGGCCAGGCTTTTGCTCTTGAGTTCATCATCACTTTCAATCTCCTGTTCGTGGTCACTGCTGTTGCTACCGATACACGTGCAGTGGGAGAGTTGGCTGGTTTAGCTGTTGGGGCAACTGTCATGCTAAACATTCTTATAGCTGG ACCATCAAGTGGCGGTTCGATGAACCCTGTGCGAACTCTGGGCCCTGCCGTGGCCGCTGGAAACTATAGGGCATTGTGGATATACCTGGTGGCCCCCACGCTGGGTGCCCTGGCCGGGGCCGGAACCTACACAGCCGTGAAGCTTCAGGGCGACGAGATAGGAGCTCCGACTCGTGAGGTCAGGAGCTTTCGTCGTTAA
- the LOC133744048 gene encoding protein FATTY ACID EXPORT 4, chloroplastic, whose product MMASATFNFSRVYLYQHHSTVPRSKSSALVSNSKPFRCDFIAGNEKLILDNATSLRTKAKLAPNPRRRFSCTSNLAEYAQTTSAVYGFLLLSGGFFAYTRTGSKGSLLGGVSGAAVMATAYYLMKTPETEALGDALGFGSAFLFASVFGIRLAATRKFAPAGPLLALSLSALAVFITAYLQDSVTTL is encoded by the exons ATGATGGCGTCGGCCACTTTCAATTTCTCCAGGGTTTACTTGTACCAGCACCACTCCACAGTTCCCAGATCCAAATCTTCTGCATTAGTTTCAAATTCCAAACCTTTTCGCTGCGATTTTATCGCGGGCAATGAAAAACTGATACTAGATAATGCGACTAGTCTCAGAACCAAAGCCAAGTTAGCTCCCAATCCCCGTCGTCGGTTTTCGTGCACTTCTAATCTGGCGGAGTATGCCCAGACTACCTCTGCCGTCTATGGATTCCTCCTCCTCAGCGGTGGCTTCTTTGCCT ATACTAGGACAGGAAGCAAAGGGTCACTTCTAGGAGGCGTTTCCGGGGCAGCTGTAATGGCCACT GCTTACTATCTGATGAAAACACCAGAGACAGAAGCTCTTGGTGATGCCCTTGGCTTTGGATCAGCGTTCCTTTTTGCTTCTGTATTTG GTATCCGATTAGCAGCTACTCGGAAATTTGCTCCTGCAGGCCCTCTCTTGGCTCTTTCCCTCAGTGCACTGGCTGTTTTTATAACAGCATACCTTCAAGATAGTGTCACTACTCTTTAG
- the LOC133744047 gene encoding probable receptor-like protein kinase At1g33260 — translation MAKSSRRKLVREEEQGAQILYSTSSSSSPHGFLPVCGCRTAIFTLSLLFSSLLFTFSEASRPIITDSSPSSSPTNPLTLPLKTHQGIHVDPKIVTLLITFSALLTSLIVIMALFKCFGFKLKRNQNRVGTAMEITSPETVDEDENCVRKFSWDEIARFTNNFSKVIGSGGYSTVYLAQSPYSGHGFWAIKIHNGSERLNQVFKQEVDILLRLGHQSIVKLLGYCDDREEGALIFEYVANGNLQEKLHGEEQSVLPWKNRMLIAYQIAQAIEYLHEKYDLQIVHMDIKASNVLLDKSLNSKLCDFGSAKMGFSSTVQPPSAATKKQLMMGSPGYTDPHYMRTGIASKKNDVYSFGVLLLELVTGMEAFCSEKGQLLTSVVGPRLMDGGEIEEEEVAGMVDRRLGSAGGFDVEEARTVLSLAATCLRQSPTLRPSVTQILRTITDRISSIAFILEEEESRHKSVKSHT, via the exons ATGGCCAAATCTAGCAGAAGAAAACTAGTCagagaagaagaacaaggaGCTCAGATTTTATATTCtacttcttcatcgtcttccCCACACGGGTTTCTACCTGTCTGTGGTTGCAGAACCGCCATTTTCACTCTTTCCCTCTTGTTTTCCTCGTTACTCTTCACTTTCTCCGAGGCTTCTCGCCCCATAATCACCGACtcttccccttcttcttctcccaCCAACCCTCTAACCTTGCCCTTAAAAACCCACCAGGGCATCCACGTTGACCCTAAAATCGTCACACTCCTAATAACCTTCTCTGCCTTACTGACCTCCCTGATTGTGATCATGGCTCTCTTCAAGTGCTTCGGCTTCAAACTGAAACGAAACCAGAACCGTGTGGGAACTGCAATGGAAATCACTAGCCCCGAAACTGTTGACGAAGATGAGAATTGCGTGAGGAAGTTCAGTTGGGATGAGATTGCGAGATTCACCAACAACTTCTCAAAAGTGATTGGATCCGGAGGCTACAGCACCGTCTACTTGGCTCAGTCGCCGTATTCCGGTCACGGGTTTTGGGCTATAAAGATCCACAACGGCAGCGAGCGTCTGAATCAGGTTTTCAAACAAGAAGTGGACATACTTCTTCGACTCGGCCATCAAAGCATCGTCAAGCTTCTCGGTTACTGTGACGATCGAG AGGAGGGTGCTCTGATTTTCGAGTATGTGGCCAACGGAAATTTACAAGAGAAGCTTCACGGCGAAGAACAGAGTGTTCTGCCATGGAAGAATAGGATGCTAATTGCATACCAAATCGCACAAGCCATTGAATACCTGCACGAGAAATACGACCTACAAATTGTTCACATGGACATCAAAGCCTCCAACGTGTTGCTCGACAAAAGCCTAAACTCCAAGCTCTGCGATTTCGGCTCAGCCAAAATGGGGTTTTCCTCCACCGTCCAACCGCCGTCTGCGGCGACAAAGAAGCAGCTGATGATGGGGTCTCCCGGCTACACCGACCCGCACTACATGAGGACCGGAATCGCATCCAAGAAGAACGACGTGTACAGCTTCGGAGTGCTGCTGCTGGAGCTCGTGACGGGGATGGAGGCCTTCTGCTCTGAAAAGGGTCAACTGTTGACGTCGGTAGTGGGGCCCAGGCTGATGGACGGCGGCGAgattgaggaggaggaggtggcgggaATGGTGGACAGGAGGCTGGGATCGGCTGGCGGGTTTGACGTGGAGGAAGCGAGGACCGTGCTCTCGCTCGCCGCCACGTGCCTTCGGCAGTCTCCTACGCTCAGGCCATCTGTCACTCAAATTTTGCGGACAATCACCGACAGAATTTCCTCCATCGCATTCAtactagaagaagaagagtcgcGCCATAAATCAGTGAAATCACACACTTGA